The following nucleotide sequence is from Amia ocellicauda isolate fAmiCal2 chromosome 14, fAmiCal2.hap1, whole genome shotgun sequence.
TAGTGGCCACCAACTTGCACAAACTGAAACTATTTAACTATTTAACGAAAATTCACAAAAAAGTGTGCCAGTGCCAGATTAAAAGTAGATTACATTCAGATCTACAGTTTATGAGTACGTCGCACGACTGCAGGTGCATAGCCCATGTCGATAGATTTAAGTTAGGAAATGAATCAGATTGTGTATTTCTACAGCAGCAACGCATCTTTCATATGCAGAACAGCGGTGGTTGTATTTGTCTCTGCTTGATGGTAAACTTGTGACGTTATTAcggttattaattaattaattaatcacacAGGTCTGACAGGAAATACTCGTTTAAAGTAAGACACGAGGTAGGGATGACTGTACCCCGGTACTAGGGATTGCTGGAGCTGTCTCCTTTGTTTTGCACAGAAAGTAATCGACTCCATCTGGAATACAACTTCccgaaacttttttttttttttttcccaccccCTTTGGCTCGGGAATTAAACTTCCTGAAAAGCGAGGCGTATATATAGGGGCTGCTGTGCGACTCAGCAACAACTCAACTGCAGCCGTGAAAAACAGACACCAGACACTTGGATTTCAGGTAGAGTTAAAAACTTGAATTAttcttatttgtattatgattatgattattatgcacAATGATGTTTTATGAGCATCGGGGGCGCTGTTTTCAAACGTTGTTCGAATCATTTCGATGCTATTCGTTTGGAAAAGTAAATCCgtttattttcttgtattgcagacttgttttttttattctcttttcaACGCATATCTATACGTTTTAAACGTTGGACAAAAATGTATCccccaccctcacacacaccccgacacacacacacacacacacacacacacacacacacaaaaacagcaaaCGTGGCTTGTTTTAAAGTTTTCAGTTCACTTCTGTGCGCTTTGGCTCAAAATctctgcaaaaaataaaattaaaacttgcACAAAAACTGAATTTTGGTTTTTAGTATGATGCGCTATTGTTGAAATGTCTTATTAATATACGTGTATACTGTTCTTGAGCTTTTAAATGATTGGGGATTACACCTATGTACAAAAAGTAACATATTCTGTAGATTTGTAATAGACAGATGTCATGGCCCTTGCTGAGACAATTCTCTCACTGCAACCTATGAGCAAAgtcaacattattattgtttttgttgtttgttgttatctGGAAAAATATTAATTGTTGCCGAAAGTGTAATGTTCAGAAGTCTAACTGACATGTTCACTGTAAAGAAATAATAGATATACGAAGCAGCATAAGACTAACTTAAGAATAGCTGTTACCAGTCTTACAATGCTTTAAACGCTTTcgtttaaaatacacaaataaggAAACGAAACTTTTGCAGAATCACTGGGCCGTGaagtctctgtttttaaattgaCGTGTCTGTTGCTTCTGCCGATAATAGTGTTTGTTTATCAGATGCtgatccttttttttgtttttgttgttgcataCCTTTGTACCTCTGCACCTGTGTAATTTTGAACCTGTAATTGTTGATCTGTCATTTTATAGTGTATTATGGCACTCTTGTATTGCTCTTTCATGctgtaagtcactctggataagagcgtctgctaataaataaagaaacaattaaatacataaataatagtgGACCGAGTGATTGGTGtactgtgattggctgacacaTTTTCATCCCAAACCCCTCTCCCACCCCGTTTCCTGTTGTCTCCCTGCCTGGTCCAGGATGCTGCTGTGTGGATTCGTGGTGCTGTTTCTGGCCTCTGCCCTGGCCTTCCCCTTCCAGCAGGAATGGCTTGACTCCGAGTGGGAGAACTGGAAGATCACCCACAGGAAGCAGTACAACGGCCTGGTAAGTTGCCCTCCTTTCCCTCTCGTGGTATATAGAGTCACCCGCCACCTCTTGGTCAGCCCAGACTGGACCGGCCCCACCTCTGTAATACCCTCACTATAATATGAAATGATTTGGGAGAAGTTGGTATTGTGACAACTGGAAGTCGCTCTGGGCATCTTCTAATTaataagtaaacaaataatCATACAGGGAAACACCTGTATACAAGACAGAGGCTATCAGAGTCACTCCTGTTCTTGTTTGAGCTGGATGTGCACACTCGTAAACATCTCTGCTCGCTCTCGCTGGTTAATGTTGTGTTTCCTGTCAGCGCCCAACAGAAGGGAAGCATCTGAGACTCACTAAGGGGTGTCAAGGGTTTGGAAGAGAAGTGGGgagggggacagagagacaTCCATCCTGTGAGCTTAAGTAGATACTAACCTCTATGTCAGGCTACTAGCGGCTTACTCCTTTTTTAATGCTTGCATCTTACAGGCAGCTTGCGTATTTCAGGAGAGGAAGCAGGAAGTACAGTGCCAGAAATACTGGGGAAACCCCCCACACTATTTTTACTAGTCCAGTCTAGGGGTCATACCTAATCTTTACAGGCCCTCATCAAACATCTCTATCAGACAGAAAGTGGAATTGAAAATCAGAGCGGTCTGGAGCAAATGAAAACCTGACACGAACTTAATCCCGTATTACATCAGTACAGGGTTTTCCGGTGCCGGTTGCGAGTGGGTCAGAGTTTTCACATAGTCCGGGTTAATGTCGGCTTCTCTGtacaaaacaaaccaactgGTCAGAGCAGTTTTCTTTAAATTCATTAACCTCTGTGATATGGACCCTCCCAATGAAGTCAGACTTGATAATCCCAAAGAAAGAGACACCCTAACTCCCACTGCACTATTTAGTTAAGAAGTTGCAAAGATGACGCCTTTCTCTACCTGGTCAGTGTTATAGGAGGTGCAGACCATGCAGAATCCTACTATAAGCAGCAactgtaaattaaaacaaaacaaaaataccccCCCTGGTCTGGtctgttttcttcattttcatttttttactgGAAACGTGACCTTGGTTTGCCTTCCACAGCGAGCTCAAAATGGGAACCGTTCTGAGCAGCATGTAGATAAATTTCCCCTTTTTGTTCACAGGGGCGTTCATGAGATAACTAAATGATGTGCAGAGGTTCGGGAATTAAAACTAGAAAGaggatgtgtttgtttttgtcggCTCAGACGTGCTAAGTCCTGCAAACAAAAGTAAAACTGTGTCACTCAGGTTTGTGCCTGGGGCGTTTGCAGTGCGTATTTTTATATGTTTCCTATACGGCCGAAATGCGTGATCCCTATATTTTTCATCTGCCACAAGTGACCCCTTTTTGTATACTTGTGTGATAGGGGGTATAGTCTGTTATCCATATATAGGTTTTTATAGTTTGAGAATATAAGGTGAGGATCATTTCTACAATGAAATCAATATATGGATTACTGACTACATTATATCCCGATGGATTTTAAATTGAAAGAATGTGGGCAATTTTGgcgtattacattttttataaattGTTACATGTTCTGAATGGCTCTCATTTTAACCATCAGAACGTATTTAGATGTGAGACGCAATGGAAATCCATTTCTCAGAACCTCATCTAGATAAGGAAGCGGTTCTCATCAAATTTTAAGGCTTTGGATTCAGACGGTTTCTCTCCTCCATGGCGCCAGTGGCGGAGtagaatactgtttatttggaaTTGTATTTTAGatattcaaaattaaaaccatacaaattttaatacttttaaaacatttaaaatccttttctaaaaaacatttaaaatcctgatataaataataataataataataataataataataataataataataataattattattattattattattatctggtgCATTGAAAATTAATAGTAAATGCATtagataaacaaaaacataacaaaataatcaagaaaccaaacaaaacaatctaatgcatttcaaaaaagaagAACCGTCAATGCACCAGATAAATcataaacagaacaaaaccacCACAAAACAAGAACAGCTCAGGACAACAAATTAAAAGTTTAATGCCAGTAGCGGAGTAGAAGCCAGACGATTTGCTCACAGAGAGGAAGGTTGCGTTGGACCCCTGCGTGATTTTGAAAGCCAACTCATATTGATGCACTAATCTGGGCTGTTTCCCCATGGGGGTGTAGTGCGGGAGGTAATCAGGTCTGTCCCCCCCCACAGAGTGAAGAGATCATCCGCCGCTCCATCTGGGAGAAGAACCTGCAGCTGATCGAGGCCCACAACCGGGAGTTCGAGCTGGGCATCCACACCTACGAGCTGGGCATGAACAACCTGGGAGACATGGTAAGTTGACTGCACcctcaccccccacacacagagaTTCTTTGCCTAGTAAGGGTCTTATGGCACGTCGACAACAAAAATGGTGTGAAACCCTCCCTACACCCTCGCCTCGCCTCCATCATCACCCTTAGCATGTGCTCATCACACACGAACCCATGGCAGATTGCTTCAAATGAAGCGTGGatgtgggtgggggggtctcTATAGATCTCTGCAGTGGCATAAATGAATACGATTGAGGCTCTCAGGAATGTGGAAATAATTCCCCCGTTGTGGATCTCACGAGCGTCCGAGGGGGCTGGGTAGGATAAATCCGAGACATCATGAAGTGCCAAGAAACCAGGCCACTCCTATAACACTGGGAGAGCTCGATTTAGACTGGTTGGGTTATGATATAATGGTTCTGGTTTCAGGCTGCCCGACACCAGTGAATTCTCAGCTTTCAGAGTCTATAGGCACAAAACAACTCCATTTTCCCATTTCAGTGTTCGATTTAAGGGTATTGCACAAAGTTTTGAAAACACTGAAGTCAATATAATAgttctggggggaaaaaaatattttaatgtgttattcaaTACTCACAGGAGATTGCTTTGCGCCACCAGTATCCTCAGGAAGGtacatttttaatctttttaaacCTTTGCTGTTCCATTTACTCCATCATAATCTATTTTGGGCCATGGGACACTTTTGCTTATCTCCAAATACCAGTAACACATCATTATTCATATTACccaaacattattttctttttccaacgcaggtaaatgttttttttacggGGGCATTTACGTCTTATGCCACCATTACCCTAAAACCACTTACCTCATCAGGAAATGTTGGTTGTATTTAATCAAGGTTGTTGACCCAACttcatttgaaaattaaatgtaagtaAAATATGAGTTATGATTGGGGTCCAGTGAGGCAACTGCAAGTTCATTGCGATTTCTGAGATCATTTCTAAATCTAAATTGGGAATGcttatatatgcattttaatacataaaatgtgttgtgttttttgatGTGTCTATTTGTTTTATCTGTTTGAGATGTCCTGACTTCAAatgccctatatatatatataaaaagattaatattagtattattaagttCCTAATGAAGTGATATGAGCTCAGCAGAACCTGAACAGTGAACTCCAGCCTAATCATACTGTGACCTTGGCTTCTCCATCGCCTGCTCTTACACCCTATTTCCCCCCCACTCTCCCCTTGCCCAGACCACAGAGGAGGTGGCAGAGAAGTTGACCGGACTACAGGTGCCCCCCTTCAGGGACACCAACAACACTTTCATCCCCGACGGCGACCTGCAGTTACCCAAGAGCATCGACTACCGCAAGCTGGGCTACGTCACGCCTGTGAAAAACCAGGTACCAATTCACTGCACCTATTGTATAAGCTAGggagtgagaaaaacacaaaaaaatgatctGATATAGCACTCAGACTCACAATCTTGGTCAATCTGCCAGGTTTTGAAGCCAACGCCTAGTTCAGTTGTGTTATCGAGAGCGTCGAGGGAGTTTAAAACTGAATTTCCTGTACTGTAGCTCCCCAGGACCCAGGATGTGGAGAAGGATGAATTTAAAGCAACGCAAGCACGAAAACATTAGGTCCTGAGGAGACTTGCGGGAGTCAGAAGCTTAATCTGCTTTACAATAGAGCTGTACTGCCCTCTAGGGTGACTTTAGTGCCATGAACACCCATCATTGGGAGAGTGCACTCATATCATAAGCATGTTACATGCAAGTTCCCCTTTTAGGATCTCATCAAAGAACCCGCAGCTTTTTTTTCCAGGCAGAACACTTCTCACTGACAGGAAACCACCCCTGATGCACAAttttatttgaatacattttacatgcaCAAAAGAAATGCGCAGtatgattttcattattattgttgttgtttttaagtttgAGTCATTTGAAAAATACACCGTTCTCTTAACTGGAATTTTCTTTCTGTACAGGATTCTACCAATTCAAAAACAATTGACCCAGACTACAATGAATAATTCCtgcatctttatttatttttacttgaaGTGCATTTGTTTAgaatctttaaaaagaaaaagaaaagggaggTGGATGAGTACGATCAAAACTGGAAAGGGGGGAGTTTCTGCACCGTAGAGAGAGCAGTCATGGGGAAAGACTGAAAGGCGTACGGCATTAACgctgtgtgtttgcgtgtgcgtgtgcgtgtgcgtgtgtgtgtgtgtgtggcatcaCAGGGCTCTTGCGGTTCGTGCTGGGCGTTCAGTTCGGTGGGGGCGCTGGAGGGCCAGCTGAAGAAGACCACGGGCACGCTGCGCTCGCTCAGCCCCCAGAACCTGGTGGACTGTGTGACAGACAACGACGGCTGCGGCGGCGGCTACATGACCAATGCCTTCAAATACGTCAGCAACAACCGCGGCATTGACTCTGAGGAGTCCTACCCGTACGTGGGACAGGTGGGTACTTCCATGAACGCCAACCATCAAATTCTGTGCAAgttgaaaaattgaaatattgcTGAAAGACTTTAAAATGGCgttttcttaatttgttcctggatgtttttgctgttttcaCTCTATATGAGTTgtttattgtgttgttgtgttttacTTTATTGATAGAGCTTTGGAACACTTTTTGGCTTGTAAGGGCtctataaaaaataacattaccTCCCCCCCAGGCTGCATGCATGTTATTACATTCATGCACTTTCTAAACATGCACTTACCTACCTCAGCATGTTGCTGTACTTATTCTTGCACTTTACAATTGTCTCCAAAAATTATGACAACATTTTTGCTTCCCCTTGAATGACTGTACCTTTACCCTATTCGGTGCAGGTACTTTCAGATCTATGTCAATAGGGACCTAAACNNNNNNNNNNNNNNNNNNNNNNNNNNNNNNNNNNNNNNNNNNNNNNNNNNNNNNNNNNNNNNNNNNNNNNNNNNNNNNNNNNNNNNNNNNNNNNNNNNNNNNNNNNNNNNNNNNNNNNNNNNNNNNNNNNNNNNNNNNNNNNNNNNNNNNNNNNNNNNNNNNNNNNNNNNNNNNNNNNNNNNNNNNNNNNNNNNNNNNNNGacagggggagagaaagagaaaaagagagagggagtggggagaaagggagagagaaaggaacacagggagagaaagagagagggtgaAAGAGAGGGAAGGCAGAGAAGGAGAAATTAGGTCCCTGGTATtcctctctgccctgtcaccAGTGTCCCCGTGGCATTTCAGCCTTTTCAGAGCTGGAGCACCGACCCGGCGGTAGGCCTCCCCCCACCCTTTATATGGCCTCCTGTGGGTCCCCTCTCTCCTCACCCCTGTCCTGTCAGGCTACTCCTTTACCCTGGTGTTTAAGGTGCTGAGAATCAAGTATAACCCTTatttgttattatcattattattattgttgttgttgttgttattctgcagGTGGAGAGAGAACTTTGTTTTGTGTCTTTCCCCGGGGAATTGGACGGGCTGTCGGCTGTAATCATTCATTACTGTAAAAGCAGCACGCCTAAGAGCTTTTTGGATGCCTCTCTTGCTGCCAATCGGGCCATTTTATCATCAAACCcgcctgccacaacaaacaaaaccaacaacaaaaccatACATCAGTGTCTTGTAAGCAGAGTGCTGACAACCTCTCAAGATGTGCCACTGCCAATGCATGCCTCACAAACCGGCCCGATTGCCTCACACAGCCTCATTAACTTAACAGACTACATTACTGCAAAGTTGTGGCTTTTGCCCCTCTAACTTCTGCTGAAAGCCCCACAAAATATCTTCAAAACAACCACTGGGCGTGCAATGAAACCCCACAACAAAAAGCCCTTGGAGCTAGACAGCTTCACATTTGGGTTTTGTACCTGCTGTGCTGCAAACCGATTTGAAAGGGGAAGCAATGTAAATAGAAAAAGACGTTGAATATTTGAAGATTCGTTGTCTAAAACCTAAAGGGTTGGAGTGCTACAGAAAT
It contains:
- the LOC136767525 gene encoding cathepsin K-like, which produces MLLCGFVVLFLASALAFPFQQEWLDSEWENWKITHRKQYNGLSEEIIRRSIWEKNLQLIEAHNREFELGIHTYELGMNNLGDMTTEEVAEKLTGLQVPPFRDTNNTFIPDGDLQLPKSIDYRKLGYVTPVKNQGSCGSCWAFSSVGALEGQLKKTTGTLRSLSPQNLVDCVTDNDGCGGGYMTNAFKYVSNNRGIDSEESYPYVGQVGTSMNANHQILCKLKN